ACAGTTTATCTGGCTTGGCCTGTACAGGCCATATCCCATGAGGAAGTACTCCATTGGTATCAGCATTGCATGAGGTTGCTCCTCTGTCACAACCGAACCACAAGCTTGTACCTGTAGAAACACCAAACTTGGTATGTAAAACCCTAAAATCAATGTAAAAAAATCTGTGTGCAAATTGATACCTCCACAAGAGCGCTATATCGCCTATCAAGCTTTGCAGTCATGTGAACAGCTTCTGCATGGAACTGGGAATTCTCACCAACAAAAATTAGTGTTCTGCACTGTAGTTGATTCAGGTTCTCTGTCAAGTCTTTTCTCCTGTATAAAGCATGGCAAAATATTTGGTTCCACTCATCCACTGACTCAGGTATGACCATATGAGTTGATCATATAAGCTTTAGAGATAAAAAGGACATACTCATTGATAGTTTGGATAAATCTCCACACATTCATGCACTGTCGTTGATCTAGAAACTTCATTGAATAAAAGGAGGGTTAAACATCATAAACAAATACATCGTAACTGATAATGGATGAGAAGTCTTAGAGCATACGCTTCTACAAGCCTGCACAATATCTGATTCGGGTTCAGTTGAGCCTCCACGAACTCCCTAGGGATcataaaattcaaaaaaaaaagttttaaaCAGCTACGCAAATATCACATCACATGACATAACCTAAGCCATTTAGTTACCTTTCCAAAGTAGCGCTGCAACAAAATATCCTTCACGACATTGCACATGCCATAATAATATAGTAAATTTGACATTACCTAAGAAAAAAAAATGTCAGTACATAATCATTATTCTGAAGGTAGGTTCTTAGAAGCTAAATATCGAATAACTACCTTATTATAAAACCACTCAGACCATGAGGGAGCTTTACATAGAGGTGAAACGAGAATAAGTCCTAGTACTCGCTCTCTATACTTTGTCTGCAATAAAGAACTTAAATTACTAAGCAGTTGTGCAAGAAGCACAGAACACATTAGTTTAGAAGAAATGCATACTGCAAAGAGAGTAAGAATGTATGCGCCCGCAGTGACACCTAAGCACATAACTGAATCCAGTCTGGAAATACACAAAAAATGAACGAAGTTACTTCACAAATGTCGAGAGAAATTCTGAGAACTAACACTTCATTAATAATGTGCAAATATCTTACCCAAAGAAATCAAGTACGTCTGCGATTTGATCCGCTAAGTCATCAACAGATGCCACAGGTGTGCTCGACAAAATCGGAGCAGCTCCCAACTGCATGATTTTTTCCAAAGATCAGTAAACCATACAACCATGAAAATGTTGATTGAGAATCACCAGATGCATCATGCTAAGATAAAAACAGAAAGAATACACTTCACTGTAACAGCAAACTCCACTGACCTCATGTCCTGGGGGGCTGATATGGTAAATGCAAAAATTATGAAGCAGCAATGAAGCTGCTTCAGGACAGAAGAGTAGTCCTTGGAAGCAAGACATATCTGATCAACAATAAGGACTTAAGTCAAAGTGCTGTGAAATTTTTAAATGACCTAGCATAGGGTAAGCATGATTGTAAAACTTACGGTTCAAAGCAATATCTGGGTAAGTAATAAGAGCAGGCTTATCATGGTCACCATATATGGCAACAGATACAGATCCATGGTTGGTTTGTATATGATGTTCCTGAGGAAAACAAGAGGAAATTGTCAACACTTGGAAGAAAAGATGGCAATAACAATTACTAATCCACCAAGTTGTACTTCACACCAGATAAAATCTAAATGAAAATGATTcccgtgggtgggtgggtgggtgggtggagaAGGTGGGCAGATGAGTATTGTGATACCCATTAGATTCATGTGCATTCCCTGCACTTCAATCTATACCTCTATGGGGTGCTCAATTCGTAAGTTAATGATCTGCAGAGCCATTTCTTTCTCCAAATGAAAGAGAGAAACCAGCAGAGCAGCAGTACCTAAAGATTATTGAAAGAAGGGGTTCGTAACCAAACCAAAGCAAAGTTTGTAAATCACGATTGAAGTTATCTGATTCCTGCATGTTACACTAAACCTTGTAGGGTACTAACAAAGAAAAAAGCATAGCAGCTCCATTATAACGTGGCGTGTCACGGTAATGGTTTCTAGACCACATCTCCTAAGAAAAGGGGGAAGTATAGCACTAAGTGCCAATAATAAGAGATTCCTCACCAAGAAAATAGCTAAAAATATAAATAGCAAGAAAAGCATATGCTAGGAAAAATACAACTAGCTGTACTTTTCCATCACAGCAAGGATATGTATGACGACAAGTGGCAACAACATCATATCCATCCTAACCTGTCAGGAAAGAGACTAGTACACTTAATTATCATTCCTAATCACAGAGCTAAAAAATTTGTTTGAGTAATCCCGAGTGCAATTTCAATCCAAACCATTGGATCATAAATCCTACAGTTACTATGTAGGCCGCCAGGATCATATGCAGACCTGGCTAAGAGAAGTCCAGTTAGCAGAGAAGAGGCTGCTACAGACATATCTGTGAGTGTGAGATGCAACCAAGTATAGAATTTTGTCCACTAATCAGTGGGTCTCACACTCCATATTTCGATATAGATTACTTAGCCAACCATACTGATTCTTAGACAGCCTTTTTGGCCCCTCTACACTAACCTACTGATTTTCTCCCTATTTCCTTTTCACTGGCATTGCCAAGAATTATTTCCATACGAGCTAATGATGAGTGGTTTATCTTAAAAAATGATACGGCAGTTCTGCAGCTATATGAAAGATCAAATTCGACAGCATCAGATTTCACAGACAGTACATATTCCGCATAACCCAACCAATGGATGAACAAAGCTAGAACAGCATCCACTCACAAAAAAGGGGGGCTGGCTTTCAATCCATCAGACCTTACTCCAAATCAATTTGCAGTCATGCCTAGAGTTTAAGTTTCTTCCACATAGCGAGGAAGGATTTAGTGCGTGGAACTTGGCTAGAAAGCCCAGCTAAAGCGCTAAACAATTGGAGATAACAATTAATTTAAAAGAAATAAAGGAGGCAGTTAGGACACCCAAGCTACAACCCAAAAGCCTCAAAATCACATCTTTATGGTTTCTTTTCTTCTGGTGATAAGCAGGCACAAAGCAAGCGACTGATTACTTAAATTGATCTGCAAGATAGACAAACTCATATAGGACCACATGACCAAACGAGGACCATAAACCGTCGAAAAGAAATCAGCATGGGCAAAGGCAGGTAGAAGCTAGCACCCACAAGAGGATGCAACCCAAAAAAAAATCATAGCACCGATGGTACACGACGGCTAGCAAACGATGACGTATCTGGGGAAGCAGCAGCGGAGAAAAGGCAAAGAAAGAAGAACTGCCAAATTCCGAGCAAAAATTAACACGAATCCAGAAGCAAGTGCGCCCCAAAGTTACAATCTAGGTGGTCGAACTTGAAATTCAAACTATGATAAGCCGAATTCTGATTCAACAAACAAGACAGGTGAAATCCTACAAGAAAACAAGGCTTAAATCTGATACCAATACTACAATGCACCCAAAACAAGCAAGCACAGGTAGTGAAAATAAAGAAAATGCCGCTCCCCCTTGCAACTCCTAACCGTATCACACAAAGAACAAAATCGAAACTGAACTAAACCCCAGCACCATCAGCTTCGCATCTTCCGGCCGTCCAATCCAAGCCTCTCAATCCGCGCTACCCTGCCCGCcgtctcccttcccttccctccctcccctcccgaaGAACAGAAATCAACCGTAGCAGCGAAGAAAGCAAGGGGGAGTAGGGGGCTGCCCAAACCTTGCCGCCGAAGGAGATGCGCTCGACGTCCACCGACACAACGGAGCCGCCAGAGTCGCCcatacccgccgccgccgcagccgagcGCACGGGCTCTGCTGTCAAGCTGGCGTGGCCTCTCCTctcgctccctctccctctcctgccGCCTCCGGTTTCACCTACTACCaccccttcttcctctctccaAGATGCTCCGGCCGCCGCTTGCTTGCTTCCCCACCTTCGCTTATAAACCGAGCGTCTTCAGCGGCGCAGCGCTACCTGCGTTTTAGCCCAAGCAAGTTTCTGATTATTACGATCCAGTCCAGCTAACAGGGAAAGACGAAATAGGAAACCGACAGGCCAAGAGTCCATCGTCTGTCTAGCGCCGGTCAAGACTCAAGAACACATTTTCCGCTGTACTCCTTCCACCCAAAATAAACGTCCATCTCGTTTTTTTAAGAGTCAAACCTTATTAAAATttaaccaccaccaccaacaacaacaacaacaaagcctttaagtcccaaacaagttggggtagactagagttgaaacccaacagaagcaatcaaggttcaggcacgtgaatagctgtcttccaagcactcctatctaaggctaagtctttgggtattattaaaatttaaccaaatttataaaaatattaatatttatcatgtataataagtatcattagatttagcATTGAGCGTACTTTTGTGATAAATTTATTtattagagatacaaatgttgatactattttttatatttttagttaaacttaaaaacACTCCTCGAGAAGCAAAATATGCATTTATTCTGATACCGAAGGAGTACACTGCTTTGACAGTTGAGGCTTTGAGTATATACTTCTATGTAAATAAATACCATACATCTTTTTCGGGCTCACCTTTTAGCATGTTTGTTTTTAAGGTATATTTTGATGTCTAAGTATTGTTTGGGAACATGTAATTGTATGCCTATATTACAAGACATATAAACATTTTTCCTAATTTACTAGTTTAAATTCACTATTTACTAACTATATTAGGTATGGGACATGCTTGGTAGATTTTCCCCCTTGCCTTATTGTTGGGAATATGTAAGTGTATGCCTATATTAGAAGACATATAAACATTTTTCCTAATTTATTATTTTAAATTCACTGTT
The nucleotide sequence above comes from Miscanthus floridulus cultivar M001 chromosome 18, ASM1932011v1, whole genome shotgun sequence. Encoded proteins:
- the LOC136520312 gene encoding protein NDL1-like isoform X2, which encodes MGDSGGSVVSVDVERISFGGKEHHIQTNHGSVSVAIYGDHDKPALITYPDIALNHMSCFQGLLFCPEAASLLLHNFCIYHISPPGHELGAAPILSSTPVASVDDLADQIADVLDFFGLDSVMCLGVTAGAYILTLFATKYRERVLGLILVSPLCKAPSWSEWFYNKVMSNLLYYYGMCNVVKDILLQRYFGKGVRGGSTEPESDIVQACRSFLDQRQCMNVWRFIQTINERKDLTENLNQLQCRTLIFVGENSQFHAEAVHMTAKLDRRYSALVEVQACGSVVTEEQPHAMLIPMEYFLMGYGLYRPSQINCSPRSPLSPFCISPELLSPESMGVKLKPIKTRANLKA
- the LOC136520312 gene encoding protein NDL1-like isoform X1, whose translation is MGDSGGSVVSVDVERISFGGKEHHIQTNHGSVSVAIYGDHDKPALITYPDIALNHMSCFQGLLFCPEAASLLLHNFCIYHISPPGHELGAAPILSSTPVASVDDLADQIADVLDFFGLDSVMCLGVTAGAYILTLFAVCISSKLMCSVLLAQLLSNLSSLLQTKYRERVLGLILVSPLCKAPSWSEWFYNKVMSNLLYYYGMCNVVKDILLQRYFGKGVRGGSTEPESDIVQACRSFLDQRQCMNVWRFIQTINERKDLTENLNQLQCRTLIFVGENSQFHAEAVHMTAKLDRRYSALVEVQACGSVVTEEQPHAMLIPMEYFLMGYGLYRPSQINCSPRSPLSPFCISPELLSPESMGVKLKPIKTRANLKA